A single genomic interval of Mycolicibacterium sp. MU0053 harbors:
- the katG gene encoding catalase/peroxidase HPI, with product MTDTSDARPPHSDTKTASNSESENPVIDSPTPKAHAPLSNKDWWPEQVDVSVLHRQSEKANPLGADFDYREEVKKLDVEALKADMLALMTSSQDWWPADYGSYAGLFIRMSWHAAGTYRIFDGRGGGGQGAQRFAPLNSWPDNANLDKARRLLWPIKQKYGNKLSWADLIVFAGNCALESAGFKTFGFAFGREDIWEPEDVLWGQEDTWLGTDKRYSGERDLAQPFGATTMGLIYVNPEGPEGKPDPLAAAIDIRETFARMAMNDEETAALIVGGHTLGKTHGAADVNVGPEPEGAPIEEQGLGWKCPFGTGNAGDTVTSGLEVVWTTKPTTWSNDYLEILYGHEWELTKSPAGAWQFEAKDAEAIIPDPFDATKKRKPTMLVTDLSMREDPIYGKITRRWLDHPEELNEAFAKAWYKLLHRDMGPVSRYLGPWIPEPQLWQDPVPAVDHPLVDEQDIAALKSRVLDSGLSVQQLVKTAWSSASSFRGTDKRGGANGARIRLEPQRSWVTNEPAELARVLPVLEQIQQDFNGSAAGGKKVSLADLIVLAGSAAVEKAARDAGYEIDVHFAPGRTDASQEDTDVESFAVLEPQADGFRNFIRPGEKAQVEQLLVDKAYFLDLTAPELTALVGGMRVLGANHGGVQHGVFTDRPGTLTNDFFVNLLDMGTAWKPSVSTENVYEGRDRATGQTKWTATANDLVFGSNSVLRAVAEVYAQEDNKAKFVEDFVSAWVKVMNNDRFDLV from the coding sequence ATGACCGACACCTCTGATGCGCGCCCGCCGCACTCCGACACCAAGACCGCAAGCAACAGCGAGTCCGAGAACCCGGTTATCGATTCCCCGACGCCGAAGGCGCATGCGCCCCTGTCGAACAAGGACTGGTGGCCCGAACAGGTCGACGTGTCGGTGCTGCACCGGCAGTCCGAAAAGGCCAACCCGCTCGGCGCCGACTTCGATTACCGCGAGGAGGTCAAGAAGCTCGACGTCGAGGCGCTCAAGGCCGACATGCTCGCGCTGATGACCTCGTCACAGGACTGGTGGCCGGCGGACTACGGCAGCTATGCGGGGCTGTTCATCCGGATGAGCTGGCACGCGGCCGGCACTTACCGTATCTTCGATGGCCGCGGTGGCGGAGGTCAGGGCGCACAGCGTTTTGCCCCGCTGAACAGTTGGCCGGACAACGCCAACCTGGACAAGGCTCGCCGCCTGCTGTGGCCGATCAAGCAGAAGTACGGCAACAAGCTGTCGTGGGCCGATCTGATCGTGTTCGCCGGCAACTGTGCCCTGGAGTCCGCGGGTTTCAAGACGTTCGGTTTCGCGTTCGGCCGCGAGGACATCTGGGAGCCCGAGGACGTGCTGTGGGGTCAGGAGGACACCTGGCTGGGCACCGACAAGCGGTACAGCGGCGAGCGCGACCTTGCGCAGCCCTTCGGCGCGACCACGATGGGTCTGATCTACGTCAATCCCGAAGGCCCCGAAGGCAAGCCGGATCCGCTGGCGGCCGCGATCGACATCCGCGAGACGTTTGCCCGGATGGCGATGAACGACGAGGAGACCGCCGCGCTGATCGTCGGGGGGCACACCCTGGGCAAGACGCACGGCGCGGCCGATGTCAACGTCGGGCCCGAACCGGAGGGGGCACCCATCGAGGAGCAGGGGCTGGGCTGGAAGTGCCCGTTCGGCACCGGGAACGCCGGCGACACCGTCACCAGCGGTCTGGAGGTGGTGTGGACGACCAAGCCGACCACCTGGAGCAATGACTACCTGGAGATCCTCTACGGCCACGAGTGGGAGTTGACCAAGAGCCCGGCCGGCGCGTGGCAATTCGAAGCCAAGGATGCCGAGGCGATCATCCCGGATCCCTTCGACGCCACGAAGAAGCGCAAGCCCACGATGCTGGTCACCGATCTGTCGATGCGTGAGGATCCGATCTACGGCAAGATCACCCGGCGCTGGCTCGACCATCCCGAGGAGCTCAACGAGGCCTTCGCCAAGGCCTGGTACAAGCTGCTGCACCGCGACATGGGGCCCGTCAGCCGCTATCTCGGGCCCTGGATTCCGGAGCCGCAGCTGTGGCAGGACCCGGTGCCGGCCGTCGACCACCCCCTGGTCGACGAGCAGGACATTGCTGCGCTGAAGAGCCGAGTGCTCGATTCCGGATTGTCGGTGCAGCAGCTGGTGAAGACCGCGTGGTCGTCGGCGTCGAGCTTCCGTGGCACCGACAAGCGTGGCGGCGCGAACGGGGCGCGGATTCGGTTGGAGCCACAGCGCAGTTGGGTGACCAACGAGCCGGCCGAGCTGGCCCGGGTGCTTCCCGTGCTCGAGCAAATTCAGCAGGACTTCAACGGATCCGCCGCCGGCGGCAAGAAGGTGTCGTTGGCCGATCTGATCGTGCTGGCCGGTTCGGCCGCGGTGGAAAAGGCCGCGCGCGACGCCGGGTACGAGATCGACGTGCACTTCGCGCCGGGCCGCACCGACGCGTCGCAGGAGGACACCGACGTCGAGTCGTTCGCGGTGCTCGAGCCGCAGGCCGACGGGTTCCGCAACTTCATCCGCCCGGGGGAGAAGGCTCAGGTCGAGCAGCTGTTGGTCGACAAGGCCTACTTCCTCGACCTGACCGCTCCGGAGCTCACCGCGTTGGTGGGCGGCATGCGCGTGTTGGGGGCCAATCACGGCGGGGTCCAGCACGGCGTGTTCACCGACAGGCCGGGCACGTTGACCAACGACTTCTTCGTCAACCTGCTGGATATGGGCACGGCGTGGAAGCCGTCGGTATCCACTGAGAACGTCTACGAGGGGCGGGATCGCGCGACCGGCCAGACGAAGTGGACCGCGACCGCGAATGACCTTGTGTTCGGCTCGAATTCGGTGTTGCGCGCCGTCGCCGAGGTGTATGCCCAGGAGGACAACAAGGCCAAGTTCGTCGAGGACTTCGTCTCCGCATGGGTAAAGGTGATGAACAACGATCGGTTCGACCTGGTCTGA
- a CDS encoding SDR family NAD(P)-dependent oxidoreductase: MNGFAGKVAVVTGAGSGIGRALALELARSGAKLAISDIDLEGLAVTEEQVKALGAQLRSDRLDVSDRAAVLAYADAVRDHFGAVNQVYNNAGIAFGGDIASAEFTDFERVLDVNLWGVVNGTKAFLPHLVASGDGHVVNISSAFGLCAAAGQGAYVSAKFAVRGFTETLRQEMVLAGNGVKVTLVHPGGVKTGLARNSTGVPGFDKATSIEVFDKAAMTSPQQAASAILAGVRRNKARVLVGLDARALDLLVRLTGPGYLRLFTAFTAFRVRGLARAAARDST, from the coding sequence ATGAACGGGTTCGCGGGCAAGGTTGCGGTGGTCACCGGCGCCGGTTCGGGCATCGGCCGAGCACTGGCCCTGGAACTGGCCCGCTCGGGTGCGAAGCTGGCGATCAGCGACATCGACCTCGAGGGCCTCGCCGTCACCGAGGAGCAAGTGAAAGCCCTTGGTGCGCAGTTGCGGTCCGACCGACTGGACGTCTCCGATCGCGCGGCGGTGCTGGCGTATGCCGATGCGGTCAGGGACCACTTCGGGGCGGTCAACCAGGTGTACAACAACGCCGGTATCGCCTTCGGTGGCGACATCGCTTCCGCCGAGTTCACGGACTTCGAGCGCGTGTTGGACGTCAACTTGTGGGGTGTGGTCAACGGCACCAAGGCGTTCCTCCCGCATCTGGTCGCATCGGGCGACGGCCACGTGGTCAACATCTCAAGCGCGTTCGGGTTGTGCGCGGCCGCGGGTCAGGGTGCCTATGTCTCGGCGAAGTTCGCGGTGCGCGGGTTCACCGAGACACTGCGGCAAGAGATGGTCCTCGCCGGCAACGGCGTCAAGGTGACCTTGGTGCATCCGGGCGGTGTCAAGACCGGCCTCGCCCGCAACTCCACCGGGGTGCCCGGCTTCGACAAGGCCACCAGCATCGAGGTATTCGACAAGGCGGCGATGACCTCGCCGCAGCAGGCGGCCAGTGCGATTCTGGCCGGGGTGCGACGCAACAAGGCTCGGGTCCTCGTCGGTCTCGACGCCAGAGCGCTCGACCTTCTCGTCCGGTTGACCGGCCCCGGCTACCTGCGCTTGTTCACGGCGTTCACGGCTTTTCGGGTGCGCGGTCTGGCGCGGGCCGCGGCACGAGACAGCACCTAA
- a CDS encoding serine hydrolase domain-containing protein, translated as MQHDYGHDPRSGSAKLSRRSVLRGAGVVATAALLAGTSATAACAREPDNDRLFAELDAKVEELMARYAVPGVAIGVWHQGREHLRGFGVTDVDAPEPVSADTLFRIGSTTKTATGTAVMRLVESGRVGLDERVRTYLPDFATADPTVAERVTVRQLLNHTPGWNGDFFIDFGSGDDALDKYVAEIRTLAQLTPLGTTFSYNNAAIVVAGHLVAKVTGRTYEHALRELVLDPLGLEHTAFDAVGPIAVPHGVVEGKAVPNPSAWDMPRSLHPTGGLISSARDQLSYARFHLGDGHGPDGTELLRPDSLVAMRSDPGPGGTLGVELDGLGVTWHLRPTAEGVHVVQHGGSWSGQHSGFLFVPDRDFAFTVLTNSDGGALLTTDLVYDDWVLQHFAGLQNLPAAPRDLSAAELAPYEGRYTAVEIAPDGDVVSTDTVLTAAAGRLRYEVPSMAEAPLGMPAYLAFYRDDHVLMLGRDGNLMPGRADFVRDDAGSLQWLRMGGRLQRKVA; from the coding sequence GTGCAACATGATTACGGCCACGACCCCCGCTCGGGATCGGCGAAATTGTCCCGTCGCTCGGTGCTTCGCGGCGCCGGTGTCGTGGCGACGGCCGCGTTGCTCGCCGGCACCTCGGCGACTGCCGCATGCGCGCGAGAGCCCGACAACGACCGACTGTTCGCTGAACTCGATGCCAAAGTCGAAGAACTGATGGCGAGATACGCGGTGCCCGGGGTGGCGATCGGGGTCTGGCACCAGGGCCGCGAACACCTTCGCGGCTTCGGGGTCACCGATGTCGATGCCCCGGAACCGGTGAGCGCCGACACCCTGTTCCGCATCGGGTCGACGACGAAGACGGCCACGGGCACCGCGGTGATGCGTCTGGTCGAGTCCGGACGGGTCGGCTTGGATGAGCGGGTCCGCACCTATCTCCCGGACTTCGCCACCGCCGACCCCACCGTGGCCGAGCGGGTGACCGTGCGCCAGTTGCTCAATCACACCCCGGGCTGGAACGGCGACTTCTTCATCGATTTCGGCTCCGGAGATGACGCACTGGACAAGTACGTCGCCGAGATCCGGACGCTGGCGCAGCTGACTCCGCTCGGCACCACGTTCTCCTACAACAACGCCGCCATCGTGGTGGCCGGCCACCTCGTCGCGAAGGTCACCGGCCGCACCTATGAACACGCCCTGCGCGAGTTGGTGTTGGACCCGCTGGGCCTCGAGCACACCGCGTTCGACGCCGTCGGCCCCATCGCCGTTCCGCACGGTGTCGTCGAGGGCAAGGCGGTGCCGAACCCCTCCGCCTGGGACATGCCCAGATCGCTGCACCCGACCGGCGGGTTGATCTCATCGGCCCGAGACCAATTGAGCTACGCGCGCTTTCACCTCGGCGACGGCCACGGCCCCGACGGCACGGAACTGCTGCGCCCAGACAGCCTGGTGGCGATGCGCTCTGATCCCGGCCCGGGCGGCACTTTGGGAGTGGAACTGGACGGCCTCGGCGTCACCTGGCACCTGCGCCCCACCGCCGAGGGCGTGCACGTCGTGCAACACGGCGGCTCGTGGTCCGGTCAGCATTCGGGCTTTCTCTTCGTTCCCGACCGGGACTTCGCGTTCACCGTCCTCACCAACTCGGACGGCGGCGCGCTGTTGACCACGGACCTGGTGTACGACGACTGGGTGCTGCAGCACTTCGCCGGGCTGCAGAACCTGCCGGCGGCACCGCGCGATCTTTCCGCCGCAGAGCTGGCTCCTTACGAAGGGCGTTACACCGCAGTCGAAATCGCGCCCGACGGTGACGTCGTCAGCACCGACACAGTGCTCACCGCCGCCGCGGGACGACTGCGCTACGAAGTGCCGTCGATGGCTGAGGCACCTCTCGGCATGCCCGCATACCTGGCGTTCTATCGCGACGACCACGTGCTGATGCTCGGCCGCGACGGCAACCTCATGCCTGGGCGCGCCGACTTCGTCCGTGACGACGCCGGATCGCTGCAGTGGTTGCGGATGGGCGGCCGCCTGCAGCGGAAGGTGGCTTAG
- a CDS encoding cold-shock protein: MAEGTVKWFNGEKGFGFIAPDGGAEDVFVHYSEIQSGGFRTLEENQRVKFDITPGAKGPQAVGVTAL; encoded by the coding sequence ATGGCAGAAGGAACTGTGAAGTGGTTCAACGGCGAAAAGGGCTTCGGCTTTATCGCTCCTGACGGCGGCGCGGAGGACGTTTTCGTCCACTACTCCGAGATCCAGTCGGGCGGCTTCCGCACGTTGGAGGAGAACCAGCGGGTGAAGTTCGACATCACCCCGGGTGCCAAGGGTCCCCAGGCTGTTGGCGTAACCGCTCTCTAA
- a CDS encoding M14 family zinc carboxypeptidase has product MTVDVDAYRTAVPEMASFLGVDALDAAMLKLAAAHPDLASLRRVGTSGLGEPISMLSIGSGTRNALFFACTHPDEPIGAMTISHLAELLCRDDDLRETGDFTWHLIPCVNPDEVRLNEGWFQPPFSMGDFAARCYRPPSDRDLEWSFPFFHETSYFDSTLRETQMLMRVIDDLQPVVMGSLHNNVFGGVYFYISGEDAALQETLHRMPAAEGLPLRLGEPETPYIRELSPGVLLFPDPKDRYAYEVAAGADPETLSLAGSSLTYASRYGTRGIIVEVAYFDDPRVADQTAMDRSVRAVIADSTRIAEEGLAYLEPALEAVGARLRTRSVFEESVRSNLGLERATIDAKSTWAESAPETLAAATVADLFANRQEVKIRRLINLGTFIRMLETEVIAGHGNPVVRQTLEDARVRFQAWEDDLESELEARVVPIRKLVAVQLGAVLAATFAAPRD; this is encoded by the coding sequence GTGACTGTAGACGTGGATGCCTACCGCACTGCGGTACCGGAAATGGCGTCCTTTCTTGGCGTCGACGCGCTCGACGCGGCAATGCTGAAACTCGCCGCCGCCCACCCGGATCTCGCGAGCCTACGCCGCGTCGGCACGTCCGGGCTCGGTGAACCGATATCGATGTTGAGCATCGGGTCCGGCACCCGCAACGCGCTGTTCTTCGCGTGCACACACCCCGATGAACCCATCGGAGCGATGACCATCTCGCATCTGGCCGAACTGCTGTGTCGCGACGATGACTTGCGCGAAACCGGGGACTTCACCTGGCATCTGATCCCGTGTGTCAACCCGGATGAGGTGCGGCTCAACGAGGGCTGGTTTCAGCCGCCGTTCTCGATGGGTGATTTCGCGGCCCGCTGTTACCGGCCCCCTTCGGACCGAGATCTCGAATGGTCGTTCCCGTTCTTTCACGAGACGAGTTACTTCGACAGCACCCTGCGCGAAACGCAGATGCTGATGCGAGTGATCGACGACCTGCAGCCGGTGGTGATGGGTTCGCTGCACAACAACGTTTTCGGTGGGGTGTACTTCTACATCTCCGGCGAGGACGCCGCCCTGCAGGAGACGCTGCACCGGATGCCGGCCGCCGAGGGGTTGCCGCTCCGGTTGGGGGAACCCGAGACTCCCTACATCCGGGAACTCAGTCCCGGCGTGTTGCTCTTCCCGGATCCCAAGGACCGCTACGCCTATGAGGTCGCGGCCGGCGCGGATCCCGAGACCCTGAGCCTGGCGGGTTCGAGCCTGACCTACGCATCCCGGTACGGCACCCGCGGCATCATCGTCGAGGTGGCGTATTTCGATGATCCGCGGGTGGCGGATCAGACGGCGATGGATCGGTCGGTCCGCGCGGTGATCGCCGACAGCACCCGGATAGCCGAGGAAGGCCTGGCCTACCTTGAGCCGGCGCTCGAAGCGGTAGGCGCGAGGTTGCGTACCCGCTCGGTCTTCGAGGAGAGCGTGCGCTCCAACCTCGGGCTGGAACGCGCGACGATCGACGCCAAGAGCACGTGGGCGGAGTCTGCTCCGGAAACCCTGGCCGCCGCAACCGTGGCCGACCTGTTCGCGAACCGGCAAGAAGTGAAGATTCGACGGCTGATCAATCTGGGGACCTTCATCCGGATGCTCGAGACCGAGGTCATCGCCGGCCACGGGAATCCCGTTGTCCGGCAGACGCTCGAGGATGCCCGGGTGCGCTTCCAAGCGTGGGAGGACGACCTGGAATCCGAGCTGGAGGCGCGGGTCGTCCCGATCCGCAAACTGGTGGCGGTCCAACTCGGCGCGGTACTCGCAGCCACCTTCGCCGCGCCCCGCGATTAG
- a CDS encoding FKBP-type peptidyl-prolyl cis-trans isomerase, with amino-acid sequence MPSSLALAAAAASLVLTLGACGSDSDTETAAATSSSSPSVADVVTPVTETTIAANSCPTAAPATGGTADWTLPGTTGSVAVTGATEEAAPLVSVEAPFSVTETQVQTLQAGDGPVVADTATVLVCYMGVNGRDGSVFDSTYEQGAPIDFPLGGVVPGFQKAIAGQTVGSTVGVAMTSADGYPDGQPAAGIQPGDSLVFAIKILDAAN; translated from the coding sequence ATGCCTTCCTCTCTTGCCCTCGCGGCCGCCGCCGCGTCGCTGGTCCTGACGCTCGGCGCCTGCGGCTCGGATTCCGATACGGAAACCGCCGCCGCCACCAGCAGCAGCAGCCCTTCGGTGGCCGACGTGGTCACACCCGTCACCGAAACGACGATCGCAGCCAACTCCTGCCCCACCGCGGCGCCGGCCACCGGCGGCACCGCCGATTGGACGCTGCCCGGTACCACCGGCAGCGTCGCGGTCACCGGAGCCACGGAAGAGGCGGCTCCGCTGGTCAGTGTCGAGGCCCCGTTCAGCGTCACCGAGACGCAGGTCCAGACCCTGCAGGCCGGCGACGGGCCCGTCGTGGCCGACACCGCGACGGTGTTGGTCTGCTACATGGGCGTCAATGGACGTGACGGATCGGTGTTCGACAGCACCTACGAGCAGGGCGCCCCCATCGACTTCCCGCTCGGCGGCGTGGTGCCGGGCTTCCAGAAGGCCATCGCCGGACAGACCGTCGGATCCACCGTCGGCGTCGCGATGACCTCCGCCGACGGCTACCCCGACGGCCAGCCGGCCGCCGGAATCCAGCCCGGCGACTCGCTGGTCTTCGCGATCAAAATCCTCGACGCCGCGAACTGA
- a CDS encoding TetR/AcrR family transcriptional regulator: MPKSLPARSRFTAGPSRGEVRRELLLQTLEELLVAHEFATIEIADITRVAGVSRSTFYFYFPSKAAAVGAMLGNVFSQVSSVTETWTELGDTLAERRNQVFDGFEQVVAIWREHAHLMAAMFDAVTTDDEVRGMFDDHIERFVVDSATRIRREREAGHALPGPAPETLARVLVGMNVKALERDMRQITGGSEPDPDLANVLATVWDRMLYAS; the protein is encoded by the coding sequence ATGCCCAAGTCGCTTCCCGCCCGTTCGCGATTCACCGCCGGGCCGTCGCGTGGCGAGGTTCGACGGGAGCTCCTCCTGCAGACCTTGGAGGAATTGTTGGTCGCGCACGAGTTCGCGACCATCGAAATTGCCGACATCACCCGGGTCGCCGGGGTTTCACGCTCGACGTTCTATTTCTACTTCCCGTCGAAGGCCGCCGCGGTCGGCGCGATGCTGGGCAATGTATTCAGCCAGGTCAGCAGCGTGACCGAAACCTGGACTGAGCTCGGCGATACCCTCGCCGAGCGGCGAAACCAGGTGTTCGACGGTTTTGAACAGGTCGTTGCGATATGGCGCGAGCATGCGCATCTCATGGCGGCGATGTTCGATGCCGTGACCACCGACGACGAGGTCAGAGGCATGTTCGATGATCACATCGAGCGCTTCGTCGTCGACTCCGCCACCCGCATCCGGCGCGAACGCGAAGCGGGCCACGCGCTACCCGGGCCCGCTCCCGAGACCCTGGCGCGGGTGCTGGTCGGAATGAACGTCAAAGCACTCGAGCGCGATATGCGCCAGATTACGGGTGGATCGGAACCGGACCCGGATCTTGCGAACGTCCTCGCCACGGTCTGGGACAGGATGCTGTACGCATCGTGA
- a CDS encoding biotin transporter BioY, with the protein MDTKARLRGVGRALTVTPADLTQAAVFAALIAALGLPGTITLGASGVPITFQTLGVMLAGSILGPRKGALAVGLFAILAIAGLPILAGARTGLVSLASPTAGFFVGWLPAVFVIGALTAAVMPRYRVTWGIVINILGGMLVIYLVGAAGLMLRADLSWWAAASTTGVYVPGDLAKAVITGFVAAQVHRTRPGLITPWRRRTEFSDG; encoded by the coding sequence ATGGACACGAAAGCCCGGCTGCGCGGCGTGGGGCGGGCACTGACCGTCACGCCGGCGGACCTGACCCAGGCCGCGGTATTCGCGGCGCTGATCGCCGCGCTGGGGCTGCCGGGGACGATCACGCTCGGTGCCAGCGGGGTGCCCATCACGTTTCAGACGCTCGGCGTGATGCTGGCCGGGTCGATCCTCGGTCCGCGGAAGGGCGCGCTGGCGGTCGGGCTGTTCGCCATCCTGGCGATCGCCGGCCTGCCCATTCTGGCCGGCGCCCGGACGGGATTGGTATCGCTGGCGTCGCCCACGGCCGGGTTTTTCGTCGGGTGGCTGCCGGCGGTGTTCGTCATCGGCGCACTGACCGCCGCCGTGATGCCGCGCTACCGGGTGACCTGGGGCATTGTGATCAACATCCTCGGCGGCATGCTGGTGATCTACCTGGTCGGGGCGGCGGGTCTCATGCTCCGGGCCGACCTGTCCTGGTGGGCCGCGGCGTCGACCACCGGCGTCTACGTCCCCGGTGACCTTGCCAAGGCCGTCATCACGGGATTCGTTGCCGCCCAGGTGCATCGCACCCGGCCCGGCCTGATCACGCCGTGGCGGCGTCGCACCGAATTCTCCGATGGCTGA
- a CDS encoding energy-coupling factor ABC transporter ATP-binding protein — protein sequence MADGAAAAVAFDGVSHAYGDRPVLTDVSVTLTERRIGIIGANGSGKSTFARMINGLVIPDRGAVRVFDLDTKRATRKVRRAVGFVFTDPDRQILMPTVAEDIELSLSRHRMSREARADRTRGVLSRFGLAGHADHPAHLLSGGQKQLLALASVLVTEPRIVVADEPTTLLDLRNTRMLRDAFAALDPRLIMVTHDLTLLDDFDRVLVFDDGRIVADEAPAAAIAAYRRLMQ from the coding sequence ATGGCTGACGGCGCCGCGGCTGCCGTGGCATTCGACGGGGTCTCGCATGCCTACGGCGACCGACCGGTCCTGACGGATGTCTCGGTGACGCTGACCGAGCGTCGGATCGGGATCATCGGCGCCAACGGTAGCGGCAAGTCCACCTTCGCCCGGATGATCAACGGGCTGGTGATTCCCGACCGGGGAGCGGTGCGGGTCTTCGACCTCGATACCAAGCGCGCCACCCGGAAGGTCCGCCGCGCGGTGGGTTTCGTGTTCACCGACCCGGACCGCCAGATCCTGATGCCCACGGTCGCCGAGGACATCGAGCTGTCGCTGTCGCGGCACCGCATGAGCCGGGAGGCCCGCGCCGACCGTACCCGCGGTGTGCTGAGCCGATTCGGACTGGCCGGCCATGCCGACCATCCCGCGCACCTGCTGTCCGGCGGACAGAAGCAACTGCTGGCGCTGGCTTCGGTGCTGGTGACCGAACCCCGAATCGTGGTGGCCGACGAGCCGACCACACTGTTGGACCTGCGCAACACCCGAATGCTGCGCGACGCGTTCGCCGCGCTGGATCCGCGGCTGATCATGGTGACCCACGACCTCACCCTGCTCGACGACTTCGACCGGGTCCTCGTGTTCGACGACGGACGAATCGTCGCCGACGAGGCACCGGCGGCTGCCATCGCGGCCTACCGGCGGTTGATGCAGTGA
- a CDS encoding energy-coupling factor transporter transmembrane component T family protein, with translation MSTFGHYRPGASPVHRLPAGAKLLGLGGLIVLMAVLVTTPLRLGAAAVVAVALVAGARISPATLAAQLRPVLWIVVFIFVFQLIFTDWRRALVVCGVLVLSVLLAAIVTVTTRVTDMLAAMTRAMRPLRRIGFPVEQIALALALAIRSIPLMVETVRQVDEARRARGLRFSPRIVVAPVIVAALRTADGFAEALTARGLD, from the coding sequence GTGAGCACGTTCGGGCACTACCGGCCGGGCGCCTCGCCGGTGCACCGGTTGCCGGCCGGGGCCAAACTGCTGGGCCTGGGTGGGTTGATCGTGCTCATGGCGGTCCTCGTGACCACGCCGCTGCGGCTCGGGGCGGCCGCCGTCGTCGCGGTGGCGTTGGTCGCCGGGGCGCGGATCAGCCCGGCCACGTTGGCCGCCCAGCTGCGTCCGGTGCTCTGGATTGTGGTGTTCATCTTCGTCTTTCAGCTGATCTTCACCGATTGGCGTCGCGCGCTCGTCGTGTGCGGTGTGCTGGTGCTGTCGGTGTTGCTGGCCGCGATCGTGACGGTGACGACACGGGTGACCGACATGCTCGCGGCGATGACGCGGGCGATGCGGCCGCTGCGTCGGATCGGGTTTCCCGTCGAGCAGATTGCGCTGGCGCTGGCGCTGGCGATCCGGTCGATCCCGTTGATGGTGGAGACGGTACGCCAGGTCGATGAGGCCCGCCGCGCCCGCGGACTGCGCTTCTCGCCGCGCATCGTCGTCGCTCCGGTGATCGTGGCCGCGCTGCGGACCGCGGACGGGTTCGCCGAGGCGCTCACCGCGCGCGGACTCGACTGA